A DNA window from Luteolibacter luteus contains the following coding sequences:
- a CDS encoding UUP1 family membrane protein gives MASRIKLLFVVIVLVLIGGGIAAYKNAVLGLPLRAGYLPPEWMIEAKLTFLADDEKVRAELSIPAAAVDEGLSPEAGSVGYNYYVEKDQGEYTAVWTSEKQSQNQALYYRINFLDRKKSGGEPIPHPGGGFPVPESPGFSGALEDGAKRVIQRAKAVSADPDSLFVGIFREVVAIQSSQEIGLLRARYEDEAGRGALTVLGIDLLNMAGVPARLAYGVKLEEARGGQQPTRLVEYYDGAYWKVRDPDDPGSTLDPSKIFVWHRGGGALFEVTGGESSKLSFTVTRDFIRPAEMANLRESPLVISTIFGLPASERDVFRYVVLIPLGAFVVVVMRNLVGIATLGTFMPVLLALALLEMKLESGLIMFTVIVTVGLWIRFLLSRLNMLVVPRVAACVVIVTLLMMVLSVVSYRLGMMDGLRITLFPMIILAWTIERMSLIWEEEGKRSAIMQVGGSVLVAVIAYSFMSVPQVKYWAFYFPELLLVLLACIILIGRYTGYRLSELVRFRDFKEV, from the coding sequence ATGGCATCGCGCATCAAACTGCTTTTCGTCGTCATCGTCCTGGTGCTGATCGGCGGCGGGATAGCGGCTTATAAAAATGCCGTCCTCGGCTTGCCACTTCGTGCGGGTTATCTGCCGCCGGAGTGGATGATCGAGGCGAAGCTGACCTTCCTCGCGGATGACGAGAAGGTGCGTGCGGAGCTTTCGATTCCTGCGGCGGCGGTCGATGAAGGCTTGAGTCCCGAAGCGGGGTCGGTCGGCTATAATTATTACGTCGAGAAGGATCAGGGTGAATACACCGCGGTGTGGACCTCTGAAAAACAGAGCCAGAATCAGGCACTCTACTACCGGATCAATTTCCTCGATCGCAAGAAGAGCGGCGGCGAACCCATCCCGCATCCCGGCGGTGGATTCCCGGTTCCGGAGAGCCCCGGCTTTTCCGGAGCGCTGGAAGATGGTGCGAAGCGCGTGATCCAGCGCGCGAAGGCCGTGTCTGCGGATCCCGATTCCCTTTTCGTCGGGATTTTCCGCGAGGTCGTGGCCATCCAGTCATCGCAGGAGATCGGCCTGTTGCGTGCGCGCTATGAAGATGAAGCCGGGCGTGGTGCGCTGACGGTGCTGGGCATCGATCTGCTGAACATGGCAGGAGTGCCGGCGCGCCTCGCTTATGGGGTGAAGCTGGAAGAGGCGCGCGGCGGGCAGCAGCCTACGCGCTTGGTCGAGTATTATGACGGTGCCTACTGGAAGGTGCGGGACCCTGATGATCCGGGATCGACCCTCGATCCCTCGAAGATCTTCGTGTGGCACCGCGGTGGAGGTGCGCTTTTCGAAGTGACGGGCGGTGAGTCGTCAAAGCTGAGCTTCACGGTGACGCGCGATTTCATCCGTCCGGCGGAGATGGCAAACCTAAGGGAGTCGCCGCTGGTGATTTCCACGATCTTCGGTCTCCCTGCGTCCGAGCGTGATGTCTTCCGCTATGTGGTGCTGATTCCCCTGGGGGCATTCGTGGTGGTGGTGATGCGGAATCTTGTGGGCATTGCCACGCTGGGCACGTTCATGCCGGTGCTGCTGGCGCTCGCTCTGCTGGAGATGAAGTTGGAGAGCGGTTTGATCATGTTTACCGTGATCGTGACCGTAGGCCTGTGGATCCGCTTCCTGCTATCGCGACTGAACATGCTCGTGGTCCCGCGCGTGGCGGCATGTGTGGTGATCGTGACCTTGCTGATGATGGTGCTGAGCGTGGTGAGCTACCGGTTGGGGATGATGGATGGTCTCCGGATCACGCTTTTCCCGATGATCATTCTCGCTTGGACCATCGAGCGCATGTCGCTGATTTGGGAAGAGGAAGGCAAGCGCTCGGCCATCATGCAGGTGGGCGGTTCCGTGCTAGTCGCGGTGATTGCCTATTCCTTCATGAGCGTCCCGCAGGTGAAGTATTGGGCCTTCTACTTCCCCGAGCTGCTGCTGGTGTTGTTGGCCTGCATCATCCTGATCGGACGTTATACGGGTTACCGTTTGTCGGAGCTGGTGCGCTTCCGGGATTTCAAGGAGGTTTGA
- a CDS encoding ABC transporter ATP-binding protein, which yields MSDSVIQAVNLHRSYRIGKKSIEVLHGIDLNIRRGERVFLCGPSGAGKTTLLYTLAGLERPEQGNVHIDGTDLYTLGPKKQAAFRNAKIGYIFQNYLLLPELTALENVLVPGAIGGKDETEAAMAALTRVGLADRADHLPAELSGGEQQRVAIARALVNHPPVLFADEPTGNLDSRNSTEVMDLLLGLAAESGTTLVVVTHDEHLATRGDRTLIIKDGSITDAAALA from the coding sequence ATGTCCGATTCCGTGATCCAAGCCGTCAACCTTCACCGGAGCTACCGCATCGGGAAGAAGAGCATCGAGGTCCTTCACGGGATTGACCTGAATATCCGCCGGGGCGAGCGGGTTTTCCTCTGCGGGCCGAGTGGTGCGGGAAAGACAACTCTCCTTTATACCTTGGCCGGTCTGGAGAGACCAGAGCAGGGGAATGTGCACATCGATGGCACGGACCTCTACACCTTGGGGCCGAAAAAGCAGGCTGCCTTCCGGAATGCGAAGATCGGCTACATTTTCCAGAATTACCTTCTGCTACCGGAGCTGACGGCACTCGAAAACGTGTTGGTCCCTGGCGCGATCGGCGGGAAGGACGAAACCGAGGCGGCGATGGCCGCCCTGACGCGCGTGGGGCTGGCAGATCGGGCCGATCACTTGCCCGCGGAGCTTTCCGGTGGCGAGCAGCAACGCGTGGCCATCGCGCGGGCGCTGGTGAATCATCCGCCGGTGTTGTTTGCGGATGAGCCGACCGGGAATCTCGATTCGCGGAACAGCACGGAAGTGATGGATCTTTTGCTGGGACTTGCAGCGGAAAGCGGGACCACCCTGGTGGTGGTGACGCATGACGAACACTTGGCCACAAGAGGGGACCGTACGCTCATCATCAAGGATGGGAGCATCACCGATGCGGCGGCACTCGCGTAG
- a CDS encoding alpha-L-glutamate ligase-like protein, translating to MKRWWHRWIRTPGELRAMGVVGINMRNARFLLPNNPRKLYDLVDNKIRTKQLAIDHKMAVPETYAVVRNPHDTSVLEKLLKGRESFVIKPARGSGGKGVLVIVAREGGYFIKPSGSRLTLDELKHHCSNILAGLFSLGGRRDVGLIEYRVHPAKVLTEISFQGAPDIRVVMLKGYPVMAMLRAATRESDGRANLHQGAIGIGIDLATGRTVRAVHHGHPIERHPDLKVPVVGVQLPHWDAILDIAVTCHEMTRLGYLGVDIMIDEDLGPLMIEVNARPGLAIQLANGVGLMRRLEPALERSQSHPHDSHDQKIAFSREAFGVKLSAP from the coding sequence ATGAAACGTTGGTGGCACCGATGGATCCGCACTCCCGGCGAACTGCGCGCCATGGGGGTGGTGGGGATCAACATGCGGAACGCCCGCTTCCTGCTGCCGAACAATCCGCGGAAGCTTTACGACCTCGTCGATAACAAGATCCGCACGAAGCAGCTGGCGATCGACCACAAGATGGCCGTCCCGGAAACGTATGCAGTGGTGCGAAACCCGCACGACACCTCGGTGCTGGAGAAGTTGCTGAAGGGTAGAGAATCTTTCGTAATCAAACCTGCCCGCGGTTCCGGTGGAAAGGGGGTGCTGGTCATCGTGGCACGGGAAGGCGGCTATTTCATCAAGCCAAGCGGCTCGCGACTGACTCTCGATGAACTGAAGCATCATTGCTCGAATATTCTCGCGGGGCTCTTCAGCCTCGGGGGACGTCGCGACGTCGGCTTGATCGAATACCGCGTGCATCCGGCAAAGGTGCTGACGGAGATCAGTTTCCAAGGTGCGCCGGACATCCGTGTGGTGATGTTGAAGGGCTATCCGGTCATGGCCATGCTGCGGGCCGCGACGCGTGAGTCCGATGGCCGCGCGAACCTTCATCAGGGTGCCATTGGTATCGGTATCGATCTCGCGACAGGACGCACGGTGCGTGCGGTGCATCACGGTCATCCGATCGAGCGGCACCCGGACCTGAAGGTTCCGGTGGTGGGCGTGCAATTGCCCCACTGGGATGCGATCCTCGATATCGCGGTGACCTGCCACGAGATGACCCGCCTCGGTTATCTGGGCGTGGACATCATGATCGATGAGGATTTGGGCCCGCTGATGATCGAGGTGAACGCCCGTCCCGGCCTAGCCATCCAGCTTGCCAACGGTGTCGGCCTCATGAGGCGTTTGGAGCCAGCTCTGGAGAGATCACAGAGCCATCCTCATGATAGCCACGACCAGAAGATCGCGTTTTCGCGGGAGGCATTCGGGGTGAAGCTTTCCGCGCCTTGA